A region of Haloplanus sp. XH21 DNA encodes the following proteins:
- a CDS encoding RNA 2'-phosphotransferase: protein MTDPVRRCPDHGYVAGACPDCGAAGETVLSADRRTRLSKFLSGALRHFPDDVGLSLDDQGWVAWADLVAAVRDHYSWADADAVAAVVATDPKGRFEREGDRIRAAYGHSVDVTLEPTDAPVPDCLYHGTATENADAIEDEGLKPMGRQQVHLSASVEDAREVGRRHAPDPVVFAVDAASLVADGHRVTKRGRQTYTVDRVPPAYLSRLDG from the coding sequence GTGACCGACCCCGTTCGACGCTGTCCCGATCACGGCTACGTCGCCGGCGCGTGTCCCGACTGCGGGGCTGCCGGCGAGACGGTGCTTTCCGCCGACCGCCGCACCCGTCTCTCGAAGTTTCTGAGCGGCGCGCTTCGGCATTTTCCGGACGACGTGGGTCTCTCGCTCGACGACCAGGGCTGGGTCGCGTGGGCGGATCTGGTGGCGGCCGTCCGTGATCACTACTCGTGGGCCGACGCGGATGCGGTTGCGGCCGTGGTGGCGACGGACCCGAAGGGGCGGTTCGAGCGCGAGGGCGACCGAATCCGGGCGGCCTACGGCCACTCCGTCGACGTGACGCTCGAACCGACCGACGCGCCGGTGCCGGACTGCCTGTATCACGGGACGGCGACGGAGAACGCCGACGCCATCGAGGACGAGGGACTGAAGCCGATGGGTCGCCAGCAGGTTCACCTCTCGGCGTCGGTCGAGGACGCCCGCGAGGTGGGGCGGCGACACGCTCCCGACCCCGTGGTGTTCGCGGTCGACGCGGCGTCGCTCGTCGCCGACGGCCATCGGGTGACGAAACGCGGCCGTCAGACGTACACCGTCGACCGCGTGCCGCCGGCGTATCTATCGCGGCTGGACGGCTAG
- a CDS encoding NAD(P)/FAD-dependent oxidoreductase, translating into MTSQVVVLGSGYAGAGAVKSFEEANDDAAELTWISEHDYHLVLHESHRVIRDTSVASKITIPVDEIKSPETTFRQGRVAGLDVDDRVVHLEDGETVDYDYLLIALGSRTAFYGIEGLEAYSHTLKGLDDAREIHDDVAAAATDATQSEPAQVVVGGAGLSGIQSAGELAAYRDEHRALIDVTLVEGLDSVLPGQDPELQGALRQRLEDADVDIMCGEFVSRVDEDTIFIGGGEDDEPTELDYDVFIWTGGITGQDELDDAGVDKDDRSNRVYADRDFRTSDDRVFAIGDTALVEQGPEEFAPPTAQAAWQAADVAGENLVRAAKGQSLRTWTYDDKGTLVSVGEKAVAHGVDPLPIDTFGGVGATTLKKFVAARWIADVSSVGRAIDAWSDM; encoded by the coding sequence ATGACCTCTCAGGTCGTCGTTCTCGGGTCCGGGTACGCGGGCGCCGGCGCCGTCAAGAGCTTCGAGGAAGCCAACGACGACGCCGCCGAGCTGACCTGGATCTCCGAGCACGACTATCATCTCGTCCTCCACGAGTCCCACCGCGTCATCCGCGATACGAGCGTCGCCTCCAAGATCACCATCCCCGTCGACGAGATCAAGTCACCCGAGACCACCTTCCGCCAGGGGCGCGTCGCGGGCCTTGATGTCGATGACCGTGTCGTTCACCTCGAAGACGGCGAGACCGTCGACTACGACTACCTCCTCATCGCCCTCGGAAGCCGGACCGCGTTCTACGGGATCGAGGGACTCGAAGCGTACTCACACACGCTGAAAGGCCTCGACGACGCCCGCGAGATCCACGACGACGTGGCTGCGGCGGCCACCGACGCCACCCAGTCCGAACCCGCACAGGTCGTCGTCGGCGGCGCCGGCCTCTCCGGTATCCAGTCGGCGGGCGAACTCGCCGCCTACCGCGACGAACACCGCGCCCTCATCGATGTCACGCTCGTCGAGGGTCTCGACAGCGTGTTGCCCGGACAGGACCCCGAACTCCAGGGCGCGCTCCGGCAACGCCTGGAGGACGCCGATGTCGACATCATGTGCGGCGAGTTCGTCTCCCGCGTCGATGAGGACACCATCTTCATCGGCGGCGGGGAGGACGACGAGCCGACGGAACTGGACTACGATGTCTTCATCTGGACCGGCGGCATCACGGGCCAGGACGAACTCGACGACGCGGGCGTCGACAAGGACGACCGGAGCAACCGGGTGTACGCCGATCGCGACTTCCGGACGAGCGACGACCGCGTGTTCGCCATCGGCGATACGGCGCTCGTCGAACAGGGTCCCGAGGAGTTCGCGCCGCCGACCGCCCAGGCCGCCTGGCAGGCCGCCGATGTCGCCGGCGAAAACCTGGTGCGTGCGGCCAAAGGGCAGTCGCTCCGGACGTGGACGTACGACGACAAGGGGACGCTCGTCTCGGTCGGTGAGAAGGCCGTCGCCCACGGCGTCGATCCACTACCAATCGATACGTTCGGGGGTGTCGGCGCGACGACCCTCAAAAAGTTCGTTGCGGCGCGGTGGATCGCGGACGTTTCTTCTGTCGGCCGGGCGATCGACGCCTGGTCCGATATGTGA
- a CDS encoding GNAT family N-acetyltransferase, with translation MYVRDAKNRDEVWLLDHIEEMALDDAAFRSRDYVIAVDEETNERAGFGRVRIHKTDDGDYCELTGVGVLPAWRDQGVGAHVIERLVETAAADGFDTVYSITDRPNYLAQFGFDPVDTDDLPEKIRDRVETKRETVQPDAVAMRLAVDDFTMPDRLRDRFKAATPHETTEESGPEDAEDFGIDPESATYKYDTGS, from the coding sequence ATGTACGTCCGGGATGCCAAGAACCGAGACGAGGTCTGGTTGCTCGACCACATCGAGGAGATGGCCCTGGACGACGCCGCGTTCCGCTCTCGGGATTACGTCATCGCCGTCGACGAGGAGACGAACGAGCGGGCCGGCTTCGGCCGCGTGCGCATCCACAAGACCGACGACGGCGACTACTGCGAACTCACGGGCGTCGGCGTCTTGCCCGCGTGGCGGGATCAGGGCGTCGGCGCCCACGTGATCGAACGCCTCGTCGAGACGGCCGCTGCCGACGGGTTCGACACGGTGTATTCGATCACCGACCGACCGAACTACCTCGCGCAGTTCGGCTTCGACCCCGTCGACACCGACGACCTCCCCGAGAAGATCCGCGATCGGGTGGAGACCAAACGCGAGACGGTCCAGCCCGACGCCGTGGCGATGCGACTCGCCGTCGACGACTTCACGATGCCCGACAGACTGCGCGACCGGTTCAAGGCCGCCACGCCACACGAGACGACCGAGGAGTCGGGACCGGAGGACGCCGAGGACTTCGGCATCGACCCCGAGAGCGCGACCTACAAGTACGACACCGGGAGCTGA
- the sucD gene encoding succinate--CoA ligase subunit alpha: protein MSVLVDSDTRVVVQGITGGEGEFHAEQMMDYGTNVVAGAVPGKGGQAVNGVPVYDTVHEAVRQEDADASVVLVPPAFAADALFEALDTSLDLIVAITEGIPTQDMATVNRRLSETDTHLVGPNCPGLITPGEAKLGILPGNIFSDGNVGLVSRSGTLTYQVVDNLTKRGIGQTTAIGIGGDPIIGTSFIDALELFEDDEETEAVAMCGEIGGEDEEAAAKFIATEMDTPVAAFIAGRTAPPGKRMGHAGAIVSGSGTGTAQSKIDALNDAGVPVGDTPEEVADHIEGYL, encoded by the coding sequence GTGAGCGTCTTAGTCGATTCCGACACCCGCGTCGTGGTGCAGGGCATCACGGGCGGCGAGGGCGAGTTCCACGCCGAACAGATGATGGACTACGGCACGAACGTCGTCGCCGGCGCGGTGCCGGGGAAGGGCGGCCAGGCGGTCAACGGCGTCCCCGTCTACGACACGGTTCACGAGGCGGTGCGCCAGGAGGACGCCGACGCCTCCGTGGTCCTCGTCCCGCCGGCGTTCGCGGCCGACGCCCTGTTCGAGGCGCTCGACACCTCGCTCGACCTGATCGTCGCCATCACCGAGGGCATTCCGACGCAGGACATGGCGACGGTGAACCGCCGGTTATCGGAAACCGACACCCACCTCGTCGGGCCGAACTGCCCCGGTCTCATCACCCCGGGCGAGGCGAAACTCGGCATCCTGCCGGGCAACATCTTCTCCGACGGCAACGTGGGGCTGGTCTCCCGGTCCGGGACGCTCACCTACCAGGTGGTCGACAACCTGACCAAACGCGGCATCGGGCAGACCACCGCCATCGGCATCGGCGGCGACCCCATCATCGGCACCTCCTTCATCGACGCCCTCGAACTCTTCGAGGACGACGAGGAGACGGAGGCCGTCGCCATGTGTGGCGAAATCGGCGGCGAAGACGAGGAGGCGGCCGCGAAGTTCATCGCCACCGAGATGGACACCCCCGTCGCTGCCTTCATCGCCGGGCGGACGGCACCACCGGGCAAGCGCATGGGACACGCCGGCGCTATCGTCTCCGGGAGCGGAACGGGCACCGCCCAGAGCAAGATCGACGCGCTCAACGACGCCGGCGTCCCCGTCGGTGACACGCCCGAAGAGGTCGCGGACCACATCGAGGGCTACCTGTAG
- a CDS encoding NADPH:quinone reductase, protein MRAVRYHEHGGPEVLQVDDIERPEPAEDEVLIEVAAAGINPVDTYFREGAYQPFTRPMIPGVDAAGEAVGVGDAVGSVSVGDGVVATGLGKDHYGACAEYVAVPADRLARLPAGVDPVAAGGAGVATVTAWRALIDHAGLEPAESALIHGGSGGVGHAAVQVAAATGAQVVTTAAPEYHDRLEALGADTVLDYARDDLQAAVTESSAGSPDVILDHRLDDYLQFDADVAAQGARIVGIGENDPEVGFTNDGVARSKELSYQFMSMFNTPALARPLERVAHLLGEGDIEIAVDRTYDLDEVADAHRDVMEESFLGKLVVTP, encoded by the coding sequence ATGCGCGCAGTCCGATACCACGAACACGGCGGCCCCGAAGTACTGCAGGTCGACGACATCGAGCGACCGGAACCGGCCGAGGATGAGGTGCTGATCGAGGTCGCGGCCGCGGGGATCAACCCCGTGGACACCTACTTCCGCGAGGGGGCGTATCAGCCCTTCACCCGCCCGATGATTCCCGGCGTCGACGCCGCGGGCGAGGCAGTCGGCGTCGGCGACGCCGTCGGTTCCGTGAGCGTCGGTGACGGCGTGGTCGCCACCGGTCTGGGCAAGGACCACTACGGCGCCTGCGCGGAGTACGTCGCCGTCCCGGCGGATCGCCTCGCGCGCCTTCCGGCGGGCGTCGACCCCGTCGCAGCCGGCGGCGCGGGCGTCGCGACGGTCACCGCGTGGCGCGCGCTCATCGACCACGCGGGCCTCGAACCCGCCGAGAGCGCGCTGATTCACGGCGGCAGCGGTGGCGTCGGCCACGCAGCGGTACAAGTCGCCGCCGCGACCGGTGCCCAGGTGGTCACCACCGCCGCGCCCGAGTACCACGACCGCCTCGAGGCGCTCGGCGCCGACACCGTCCTCGACTACGCCCGTGACGACCTGCAGGCGGCGGTCACGGAGTCGAGTGCGGGCAGCCCCGACGTGATCCTCGACCACCGCCTCGACGACTACCTGCAGTTCGACGCCGACGTGGCCGCCCAGGGCGCCCGCATCGTCGGCATCGGCGAGAACGACCCCGAAGTCGGCTTCACGAACGACGGCGTCGCCCGGAGCAAGGAGCTCTCCTACCAGTTCATGAGTATGTTCAACACGCCGGCCCTGGCTCGGCCGCTGGAGCGCGTGGCCCACCTGCTCGGCGAGGGCGACATCGAGATCGCCGTCGACCGCACGTACGACCTGGACGAGGTGGCCGACGCCCACCGCGACGTGATGGAAGAGAGCTTCCTCGGCAAGCTCGTCGTGACGCCGTAG
- a CDS encoding NAD-dependent epimerase/dehydratase family protein encodes MNGKRVLVTGGAGFIGSNLANHLAADNEVIALDDCHLGTPENLDGVDADGNPTDAENAVEFVDGSVLDDDLPTDVDVLFHLAAYSSYTMAEENKREATRVNVEGFVNTVEQAIEDGCDTVVYASTSSIYGSRTEPSPEEMAVEAHTCYEASKLARERYAEYFSNHYDITAAGLRFFSVYQGYGGAEEHKGEYANTVAQFADAIANGEAPVLFGDGTQTRDFTHVSDVVRAIELAADHELDEVYNVGTGESYDFNTMVEMINDALGTDIDPEYIENPLPVYVHDTMADASKLHEATGWEPQIDFEDGVSRVCAPYTD; translated from the coding sequence ATGAACGGCAAGCGCGTCCTCGTCACGGGTGGGGCGGGGTTCATCGGGTCGAACCTCGCGAACCATCTCGCTGCCGACAACGAGGTTATCGCACTCGACGACTGCCACCTCGGTACGCCGGAGAATCTCGACGGCGTCGACGCCGACGGCAACCCAACCGACGCCGAGAACGCCGTGGAGTTCGTCGACGGAAGCGTCCTCGACGACGACCTGCCCACCGACGTTGATGTGCTCTTCCACCTCGCGGCCTACTCCTCATACACGATGGCCGAGGAGAACAAACGCGAGGCGACGCGCGTCAACGTCGAGGGGTTCGTCAATACGGTCGAACAGGCCATCGAGGACGGCTGTGACACCGTCGTCTACGCCTCGACGTCCTCCATCTACGGCTCTCGAACCGAACCATCGCCCGAAGAGATGGCCGTCGAGGCCCACACCTGTTACGAGGCGTCGAAACTCGCCCGCGAGCGCTACGCCGAATACTTCAGCAACCACTACGACATCACCGCCGCCGGCCTGCGCTTTTTCTCGGTGTACCAGGGCTACGGCGGCGCCGAGGAACACAAAGGCGAGTACGCCAACACCGTCGCGCAGTTCGCGGACGCCATCGCCAACGGCGAGGCACCCGTCCTCTTCGGCGACGGCACGCAGACCCGCGACTTCACCCACGTCAGCGACGTGGTGCGGGCCATCGAACTCGCGGCCGACCACGAACTCGACGAGGTGTACAACGTCGGCACCGGCGAGAGCTACGACTTCAACACGATGGTCGAGATGATCAACGACGCACTCGGCACCGACATCGATCCCGAGTACATCGAGAACCCGCTCCCCGTCTACGTCCACGACACCATGGCCGACGCCTCGAAACTGCACGAGGCGACGGGCTGGGAGCCCCAAATCGACTTCGAGGACGGCGTTTCGCGGGTGTGTGCGCCCTACACGGACTGA
- the cdd gene encoding cytidine deaminase — protein sequence MTDELIERARDALDAAYVPYSEYTVGAALRAADGTVFVGCNIENANFSNSLHAEEVAISEAIKTDYREFDRLAVTSGARDGITPCGMCRQTLSEFCDDDLRIVCDEGGDETSEYTLGELLPAAIGPETLANAAQQRSVGDSS from the coding sequence GTGACCGACGAACTCATCGAGCGCGCTCGCGACGCCCTCGACGCGGCGTACGTCCCCTACTCCGAGTACACGGTCGGTGCGGCGCTCCGCGCCGCCGACGGCACCGTCTTCGTGGGCTGTAACATCGAGAACGCCAACTTCAGCAACAGCCTCCACGCCGAGGAAGTCGCCATCAGCGAGGCGATCAAAACCGACTACCGCGAGTTCGACCGCCTCGCGGTCACGTCGGGCGCCCGCGACGGCATCACCCCCTGTGGCATGTGCCGACAGACGCTCTCGGAGTTCTGTGACGACGACCTTCGGATCGTCTGTGACGAGGGCGGCGACGAGACGAGCGAGTACACGCTCGGCGAACTGCTCCCGGCCGCTATCGGCCCCGAAACCCTCGCCAACGCCGCGCAGCAGCGCTCTGTCGGGGACTCTTCCTGA
- a CDS encoding Rrf2 family transcriptional regulator, translated as MSSIELTSSQKTILTALINLHRETEDAVKGEDIAEEVDRNPGTIRNQMQSLKALQLVEGVPGPKGGYKPTANAYEALDVERMDEPAAVPLLHDGEPVDTANVDEIDLSSVHHPDLCRAEIHIQGSVKEFHEGDKVRVGPTPLSKLVIEGTVDGKDDTDNVLILRIDDMKAPAEEPTH; from the coding sequence ATGTCATCAATCGAACTGACATCGAGTCAGAAAACGATCCTGACGGCCCTCATCAATCTCCATCGCGAAACCGAAGACGCGGTCAAGGGTGAGGACATCGCCGAAGAGGTCGACCGAAACCCGGGAACGATCCGCAACCAGATGCAGAGTCTGAAAGCACTCCAACTGGTCGAAGGTGTACCGGGGCCGAAAGGCGGCTACAAGCCGACGGCCAACGCCTACGAGGCGCTCGACGTCGAGCGGATGGACGAACCCGCCGCCGTCCCGCTGCTTCACGACGGCGAGCCCGTCGACACCGCAAACGTCGACGAGATCGACCTCTCGTCCGTCCACCACCCTGACCTCTGCCGCGCCGAGATCCACATCCAGGGCTCAGTCAAGGAGTTCCACGAGGGCGATAAGGTGCGCGTCGGGCCGACGCCGCTCTCGAAACTCGTCATCGAGGGGACCGTCGACGGCAAGGACGACACCGACAACGTCCTCATCCTCCGCATCGACGACATGAAGGCGCCGGCCGAGGAGCCGACCCACTGA
- the rocF gene encoding arginase, with product MTSVRLIGVPTDYGASRRGVDMGPSAVRYAGLAATLADLGIDARDAGDLAVPKTERTDPGRPDAKYLPAIESVCTRLADDVSDAIADGETPLVLGGDHSIAIGTLAGTARDADVGVLWFDAHGDFNTPATTPSGNVHGMSLSAALGRGEFASLPWAQAPGLDAEQVALVGLRDLDTEERAAIRESDVTAFTMSDIDERGITPVVDDALDTIRGTDGVHVSLDLDWLDPTEAPGVGTPVRGGVTYREAHAALERVATAGEVRSLELVEVNPILDDHNGTAALAVDLAASALGKRIL from the coding sequence GTGACCTCCGTTCGCCTCATTGGCGTCCCCACCGACTACGGCGCGAGTCGCCGCGGCGTCGACATGGGCCCGTCGGCCGTCCGCTACGCGGGTCTCGCGGCCACGCTCGCCGACCTCGGTATCGACGCACGGGACGCGGGCGACCTGGCCGTCCCGAAGACAGAGCGCACCGACCCCGGCCGGCCCGACGCGAAGTATCTCCCGGCCATCGAATCGGTCTGTACCCGTCTGGCCGACGACGTGAGCGACGCCATCGCCGACGGCGAGACGCCGCTCGTCCTCGGTGGCGACCACTCCATCGCCATCGGCACGCTCGCCGGGACGGCCCGCGACGCCGACGTCGGCGTCCTCTGGTTCGACGCCCACGGCGACTTCAACACGCCCGCGACGACGCCGAGTGGCAACGTCCACGGCATGTCGCTTTCGGCGGCGCTCGGCCGCGGCGAGTTCGCGTCGCTGCCCTGGGCGCAGGCCCCGGGACTCGACGCCGAGCAGGTCGCCCTCGTCGGACTCCGCGACCTGGATACCGAGGAACGGGCGGCGATTCGGGAGAGCGATGTCACCGCGTTCACGATGAGCGACATCGACGAGCGGGGGATCACCCCCGTCGTCGACGACGCCCTCGACACCATCCGCGGCACCGACGGCGTCCACGTGAGTCTGGATCTGGACTGGCTCGATCCGACCGAAGCGCCGGGCGTCGGAACGCCCGTGCGCGGCGGCGTCACCTACCGCGAGGCGCACGCGGCGCTCGAACGGGTCGCGACGGCGGGCGAAGTGCGCTCGCTGGAGCTGGTGGAAGTGAATCCGATCCTCGACGACCACAACGGGACGGCGGCACTCGCGGTGGACCTCGCCGCGAGCGCGCTCGGAAAACGGATCCTCTAG
- a CDS encoding nucleoside phosphorylase produces the protein MTDEADSQQYHLEVSPDDVAETVLLPGDPERVDIVTDQWDTAETVAHHREYRTATGTFEGAPVSVTSTGIGSPSAAIAVEELASVGAETFIRVGSCGAIRPEIDVGDLVITTGAVRGEGTSDEYVRGDYPAVADHAVVSALVAAAERLDYDYHCGITMSTDSFYAGQARPGFDGFAASASESLLGDLRNVNVANVEMEASAVLTLANIHALRAGAVCTVFANRTTGEFRTEGEARAAEVGSLAANILHEMNARRTEAGADAWHADLSL, from the coding sequence ATGACCGATGAGGCCGACAGCCAGCAGTATCACCTCGAAGTGTCCCCCGACGACGTGGCCGAGACGGTGCTGCTCCCCGGCGACCCCGAACGCGTCGACATCGTGACCGACCAGTGGGACACGGCAGAGACCGTGGCCCACCACCGCGAGTACCGCACGGCGACGGGCACGTTCGAGGGCGCGCCGGTGTCGGTCACATCGACCGGAATCGGCAGTCCGTCAGCGGCCATCGCCGTCGAGGAACTCGCCAGCGTCGGCGCCGAGACGTTCATCCGGGTCGGCTCCTGTGGGGCGATCCGCCCCGAAATCGATGTCGGCGACCTCGTCATCACGACGGGCGCGGTCCGGGGCGAGGGGACGAGCGACGAGTACGTCCGCGGGGACTACCCTGCCGTCGCGGATCACGCCGTCGTCTCGGCGCTCGTCGCTGCCGCCGAACGCCTCGACTACGACTACCACTGCGGTATCACGATGAGCACCGACAGTTTCTACGCCGGGCAGGCGCGCCCCGGGTTCGACGGGTTCGCGGCCAGCGCGAGCGAGTCGCTGCTCGGCGATCTGCGCAACGTGAACGTCGCGAACGTCGAGATGGAGGCGAGCGCCGTGCTCACGCTGGCGAACATCCACGCCCTCCGTGCCGGTGCGGTGTGTACCGTCTTCGCCAACCGGACGACTGGCGAGTTCCGGACCGAAGGCGAGGCGCGCGCTGCGGAAGTCGGGAGTCTCGCGGCCAACATTCTCCACGAGATGAACGCCCGGCGCACCGAGGCCGGCGCCGACGCCTGGCACGCCGACCTCTCCCTATAG
- a CDS encoding succinylglutamate desuccinylase/aspartoacylase domain-containing protein — translation MQVHTIGDGAPEVAVVGAVHGDEPCGARAIDRFLDTDPDVDRPVKLIVANERALDRGVRYIDADLNRSLPGDPDSDQYEERLAAELMAEVEGCTALGIHSTVSYDRAFANVAYLNERKRELVAHLSVEAVVDFSVVSDGRSVELPRFVDIEAGKQGSEAAVDNAHDCLLAFLRTTDVLPGDPPAPDPDFYQVTAPIHKEPTRTYRFLGENFERVEPGETFATVDGGPLTADEEFWPVLMSDEGHRVLFGYRSQYRGPLSAVHSTTDSHTERIADDVTTD, via the coding sequence ATGCAGGTCCACACGATCGGTGATGGGGCCCCCGAGGTCGCCGTCGTGGGTGCCGTCCACGGGGACGAACCCTGTGGCGCCCGGGCCATCGATCGCTTTCTCGACACCGATCCCGACGTCGACCGGCCGGTGAAGTTGATCGTCGCCAACGAACGGGCGCTGGATCGGGGCGTCCGGTATATCGACGCCGATCTGAACCGATCGCTGCCCGGCGACCCCGACAGCGACCAGTACGAGGAACGACTCGCGGCCGAGCTGATGGCCGAAGTCGAGGGCTGTACCGCCCTCGGCATCCACTCGACGGTGTCGTACGACCGCGCCTTCGCCAACGTGGCGTATCTGAACGAGCGAAAACGCGAACTGGTCGCTCACCTGTCCGTCGAGGCCGTCGTCGATTTCAGCGTCGTCTCCGACGGGCGGTCGGTCGAACTCCCCCGGTTCGTCGACATCGAGGCCGGCAAGCAGGGCTCAGAGGCGGCCGTCGACAACGCCCACGACTGTCTGCTCGCCTTCCTCCGAACGACCGACGTGCTGCCGGGCGACCCGCCGGCGCCCGACCCCGACTTCTACCAGGTGACGGCACCGATCCACAAGGAGCCGACGCGAACCTACCGCTTCCTCGGCGAGAACTTCGAGCGCGTCGAACCGGGCGAGACGTTCGCCACCGTCGACGGCGGCCCACTCACCGCGGACGAGGAGTTCTGGCCCGTTCTCATGTCCGACGAGGGCCACCGCGTCCTGTTCGGCTACCGGTCGCAGTACCGCGGCCCGCTCTCGGCGGTCCACTCGACGACCGACAGCCACACCGAGCGCATCGCCGACGACGTGACGACCGACTAG
- the sucC gene encoding ADP-forming succinate--CoA ligase subunit beta — MKLHEYQAKDVFADAGIPTPESRLATSVDEAVDAGGELGYPVAVKAQVHVGGRGKAGGIEIVTDADGLRAAADSILGMDLKGYHVDRVLVESAVDFVDELYLGVTMDRSEGDPVAMVSSEGGVDIETVAEETPEAIAREHIDPAFGMHPFQARKAVYEAGIPRDVSRAVSNVLETLYDLWEDNDASEAEINPLMVTDGGDVVAADAVMNVDDDALFRHPDLAEMEEESYTDELERKAGEYGFDYVRLSGNVGIIGNGAGLVMTTLDLVDYYGGEPANFLDIGGGAKAERVANALDMVFSDDNVDSVVFNIFGGITRGDEVARGINEALQQFDGIPKPVVVRLAGTNAEEGMEILNTDLVLVERTLEGAVQRAVAEAEEVAE; from the coding sequence ATGAAACTCCACGAGTACCAGGCGAAGGATGTCTTCGCCGACGCCGGGATTCCGACGCCGGAGTCCCGGCTTGCGACGAGCGTCGACGAGGCCGTCGACGCGGGGGGCGAGTTGGGCTACCCCGTCGCCGTCAAGGCGCAGGTGCACGTCGGCGGCCGCGGCAAGGCCGGTGGGATCGAGATCGTGACCGACGCGGACGGCCTCCGCGCGGCCGCCGACTCGATCCTGGGCATGGACCTCAAGGGCTATCACGTCGACCGCGTCCTGGTCGAGTCGGCGGTCGATTTCGTCGACGAACTCTATCTCGGCGTGACGATGGACCGGAGCGAGGGCGACCCCGTCGCGATGGTCTCCTCCGAGGGCGGCGTCGACATCGAGACGGTGGCCGAGGAGACGCCCGAAGCCATCGCCCGCGAGCATATCGACCCCGCGTTCGGGATGCATCCGTTCCAGGCGCGAAAGGCGGTGTACGAGGCCGGCATCCCGCGTGATGTCTCCCGCGCCGTCTCGAACGTCCTCGAGACGCTCTACGATCTCTGGGAGGACAACGACGCCAGCGAGGCCGAGATCAACCCGCTGATGGTGACCGACGGGGGCGACGTCGTCGCCGCCGACGCAGTGATGAACGTCGACGACGACGCGCTCTTCCGCCACCCCGACCTCGCCGAGATGGAAGAGGAGTCGTACACGGACGAACTCGAACGCAAAGCCGGCGAGTACGGCTTCGACTACGTTCGCCTCTCCGGCAACGTCGGAATCATCGGCAACGGCGCCGGTCTGGTGATGACGACGCTCGACCTGGTGGATTACTACGGCGGCGAGCCCGCGAACTTCCTCGACATCGGCGGCGGCGCGAAGGCCGAACGCGTTGCCAACGCGCTCGATATGGTGTTCTCCGACGACAACGTCGACAGCGTCGTCTTCAACATCTTCGGAGGCATCACCCGCGGCGACGAGGTGGCCCGCGGCATCAACGAGGCGCTTCAGCAGTTCGACGGCATCCCGAAACCCGTCGTCGTCCGCCTCGCGGGCACCAACGCGGAAGAGGGCATGGAGATTCTGAACACCGACCTCGTGCTCGTCGAACGGACGCTTGAGGGCGCGGTTCAGCGTGCCGTCGCCGAGGCCGAGGAGGTGGCGGAATGA